In Niveispirillum cyanobacteriorum, the following proteins share a genomic window:
- a CDS encoding calcium-binding protein, producing MAVINGTAAAETLTGGAENDIITGGGGRDQIAGGAGNDTLSGGSGGGATIKGEAGDDVIYGDDGIGYGRSGDNVQGGEGNDHLYVGRSDTASGGTGSDVFHFPRYLPYSGGLAIITDFDVSSDRIDLTNISGERGIASFSVAKDLISATTYQGKAGTAVTVNYDYGGSIILFLEGVTPSQLTAANFLVTGATSNPSGLFNSGLRDLYGTLGDDVITGEVGNERLYGDAGNDTLFGADGYDTLIGGAGNDVFVYWGVGSPTIQDFEQGSDRIDLRGFGVRDFAMLREIMTAAPAGGTVIATRGVNSSDRLTFGVEMSKLTAADFIFAPADYGMRLVGDQYTANILAGNGNDTITGGSGSNFILAGAGDDRIIVSSGFDTLVGGPGKDVLVFSDAGYSYGYRGTYFRDFTQGQDRIDLRATGIASLDTVKLLGFADVIEGNKQVVEFVFDLPGGGEADLILAIDPARLTAADFIFEDSATARTLTGSSYGGALYGGLGDDVLRGRGESWLYGDAGNDTLTGAGGDQLVGGSGRDVFRTEVLSSLNNPAKIIDFKQGEDRIDLSPWGIRDFATFSMILADDRLYGRLNFLAEVMNVGIPSSRLTAQDFVYATDDGRGQWLTATNSTSTNMFKPVPLAGGGGNDMIRGSMYSDWLVGGAGDDTLVGTGGEDILAGGAGSDLFVVMPSSNSTTFVSIIDFTRGIDKIDLSATSINSFQALLASSNAVLGASGNFTRIQADGVSVDIRTDRSKLTATDFIFAPNPTGSLYLSSALSGEMNLFGGAGNDTLEGSSASQLLFGGDGDDSFIPGSTTTGYGNDTITGGAGLDRVIFNDRSSVWQITTVNNITTVSSVRGDKTLITGVEKLVFNNQTFDLSGGAVPTLKLSGGAVREGQSGTSANLAFTATLSAPGTSDVTFSFTVRASTTVEAVSKTVTIPAGSTSVTVLVPVKGDVLVEADQSVLATVTDLSGALFASSNGRYLYATGTVVNDDFQAGFSVEAYRALNGGLASDAAAMQDYIANGRAAGKVASGFDAEAYAAFNPELYRSLGLNASALLNHFVSTGRAEGRVAEGFDAMAYAALNPDLFAAFGTNRQALVEHFITSGRAEGRLTAGFDAEAYAALNPDLFRVFGLNEWALVSHYIQFGRAEGRSAIGFSADAYAAFNSDLYNAFGLDHAALVRHYVDYGRGEGRLAYNATAQGLVPTAPLDLLGYVPRSDFAYLDA from the coding sequence ATGGCCGTCATCAATGGTACCGCTGCCGCCGAAACCCTGACCGGTGGGGCCGAGAATGACATCATCACTGGCGGTGGCGGTCGTGACCAGATCGCTGGTGGTGCCGGCAATGACACCCTGAGCGGCGGCAGTGGTGGCGGGGCCACTATCAAGGGTGAGGCTGGCGACGATGTCATCTATGGCGATGACGGGATCGGTTATGGGCGTAGTGGCGACAATGTGCAGGGTGGTGAGGGCAACGACCATCTCTATGTCGGGCGCAGCGATACCGCTTCCGGCGGGACGGGAAGCGATGTTTTCCATTTCCCGCGCTATCTCCCCTATTCTGGTGGCCTGGCAATCATCACCGATTTTGATGTCTCCAGCGATCGCATAGACCTTACCAACATCAGCGGAGAACGGGGCATCGCCAGCTTCTCCGTGGCCAAGGACCTGATCAGCGCCACGACATACCAGGGCAAGGCGGGCACCGCCGTTACCGTCAATTATGACTATGGCGGCAGCATTATCCTGTTCCTGGAGGGAGTGACGCCCAGCCAACTGACGGCGGCCAATTTCCTGGTGACGGGTGCCACCAGCAATCCAAGCGGTCTGTTCAACAGCGGCCTGCGCGACCTGTATGGCACGCTGGGTGATGACGTCATCACCGGTGAGGTCGGCAACGAACGCCTCTATGGCGATGCTGGCAACGACACGCTGTTTGGTGCCGATGGTTATGACACCCTGATCGGCGGGGCCGGTAACGATGTTTTTGTCTATTGGGGCGTCGGCTCGCCCACGATCCAGGATTTTGAGCAGGGCAGCGACCGGATCGACCTACGAGGCTTTGGCGTGCGAGACTTCGCCATGCTGCGGGAGATCATGACAGCCGCGCCCGCCGGCGGCACCGTGATTGCTACCCGTGGTGTCAACAGCAGCGACCGTCTGACGTTCGGCGTTGAGATGTCGAAGCTGACCGCCGCCGATTTCATCTTCGCCCCTGCTGATTACGGCATGCGGCTGGTCGGTGACCAATATACGGCGAACATCCTGGCCGGGAATGGCAACGACACCATCACCGGCGGCAGCGGCAGTAACTTCATCCTGGCCGGTGCCGGGGACGACCGCATCATCGTCTCCAGCGGCTTCGACACGCTGGTCGGCGGTCCCGGCAAGGATGTGCTGGTCTTCAGCGATGCCGGTTATAGTTACGGCTACCGTGGCACCTATTTTCGCGACTTTACGCAAGGGCAGGACCGGATCGACCTGCGGGCGACGGGCATCGCCAGCCTGGATACGGTGAAACTGTTGGGCTTCGCTGACGTGATCGAGGGCAACAAGCAGGTCGTGGAGTTCGTCTTCGATCTGCCGGGCGGGGGTGAGGCGGACCTGATTCTGGCCATTGATCCCGCCCGGCTGACGGCGGCGGATTTCATCTTCGAGGATAGTGCGACGGCCCGCACCCTGACCGGGTCATCATATGGCGGCGCCCTCTATGGCGGCTTGGGGGATGATGTCCTGCGGGGCCGTGGCGAGAGCTGGCTTTACGGCGACGCCGGTAACGATACGCTGACGGGAGCTGGCGGGGATCAACTTGTTGGTGGCAGCGGCCGGGATGTCTTCCGTACAGAAGTACTTAGCAGCCTGAACAATCCGGCCAAGATTATCGATTTCAAGCAAGGCGAGGACCGTATCGACTTATCGCCATGGGGAATCCGCGACTTCGCAACCTTCTCCATGATCCTGGCAGACGACCGGTTGTATGGCAGGTTGAACTTCCTGGCCGAGGTGATGAATGTCGGCATCCCTTCGAGCAGATTGACGGCACAGGATTTCGTCTATGCGACTGATGATGGCAGAGGCCAGTGGCTGACCGCTACCAACTCGACATCCACCAACATGTTCAAGCCCGTGCCGTTGGCCGGCGGCGGCGGTAACGACATGATCCGTGGCAGCATGTATTCGGACTGGTTGGTGGGTGGGGCTGGCGATGACACGCTGGTGGGGACCGGGGGCGAAGACATCCTGGCCGGCGGTGCTGGTAGCGACCTTTTCGTCGTCATGCCCAGCAGCAATTCGACCACATTCGTTTCGATCATCGATTTCACCCGCGGCATCGACAAGATCGACCTGTCTGCCACCTCGATCAACAGTTTCCAGGCGCTGCTTGCCTCCTCCAACGCCGTCCTGGGGGCGTCGGGCAATTTTACGCGCATCCAAGCTGATGGCGTCAGCGTGGATATCCGCACCGACCGGTCCAAGCTGACGGCGACCGATTTCATTTTCGCACCCAACCCGACAGGAAGTCTCTACCTGAGCTCCGCGCTCAGTGGAGAGATGAACCTTTTCGGGGGTGCCGGTAACGATACGCTGGAAGGGTCGTCGGCATCGCAGTTGCTTTTCGGCGGCGATGGCGATGATAGCTTCATTCCTGGCTCCACGACGACCGGGTATGGCAATGACACGATCACCGGTGGGGCGGGCCTGGACCGTGTCATCTTCAACGATAGATCCAGCGTCTGGCAGATCACTACCGTCAACAATATCACGACCGTCAGCAGCGTCCGGGGGGATAAGACTTTAATCACTGGCGTGGAAAAACTGGTGTTCAACAACCAGACCTTTGACCTGTCTGGCGGAGCTGTCCCAACGTTGAAACTTTCAGGCGGCGCCGTACGCGAGGGGCAATCGGGCACATCGGCCAATCTGGCCTTCACCGCCACCCTATCGGCACCCGGAACCTCGGATGTCACCTTCAGTTTCACCGTAAGGGCCAGCACCACCGTTGAAGCTGTCAGCAAGACCGTAACCATTCCGGCGGGTTCCACCAGCGTCACCGTGCTGGTGCCCGTGAAGGGCGACGTTCTGGTGGAGGCGGATCAAAGCGTGCTGGCCACGGTGACCGATTTATCCGGTGCCCTTTTCGCCAGCAGCAATGGCCGCTACCTCTATGCCACTGGAACTGTCGTCAATGATGACTTCCAGGCCGGCTTCAGTGTGGAGGCATACCGCGCCCTGAATGGCGGTCTGGCCAGCGATGCTGCCGCTATGCAGGACTACATCGCCAATGGCCGGGCCGCTGGCAAGGTTGCCAGCGGCTTTGATGCCGAGGCCTACGCTGCCTTCAATCCTGAACTCTACCGGTCGTTAGGCCTGAACGCTTCCGCCCTGTTGAACCACTTCGTGAGCACGGGTCGGGCGGAAGGACGTGTCGCTGAAGGGTTCGACGCCATGGCTTACGCGGCTCTGAATCCCGATCTGTTTGCGGCTTTCGGCACCAACCGTCAGGCCTTGGTGGAGCACTTCATCACCAGCGGCCGGGCGGAAGGGCGCCTCACCGCGGGTTTTGACGCGGAAGCCTATGCCGCCTTGAATCCCGACCTTTTCCGCGTCTTCGGCCTGAATGAATGGGCGCTGGTCAGCCACTATATCCAGTTTGGGCGGGCAGAGGGACGAAGTGCCATCGGCTTCAGCGCCGACGCCTATGCCGCTTTCAATAGCGACCTCTACAATGCCTTCGGGCTGGACCATGCCGCCCTGGTCCGCCACTACGTTGACTATGGCCGGGGTGAGGGGCGGCTTGCCTATAATGCCACGGCGCAGGGTCTGGTACCTACCGCACCCCTGGACCTGCTGGGCTATGTGCCGCGCAGTGACTTTGCCTACCTGGATGCGTGA
- a CDS encoding winged helix-turn-helix domain-containing protein produces the protein MGVAMGSIDLAVEPDFRLGPWLVRPSLGMASRDGAEVKLEPRVLQTLIVLVRAEGRTVSRAELMRTAWGLEVGDDAIGRCIGRLRAVLAIDGVIGFETIPKIGYRLNVAGQAADTVVEEPAAVAAAPAPARRSAPYLWAGLSLLLTLSIAGTALLLNRPGDAPPVAQVTPVTTDPGQEVQPAISPGGGQIAYASDRAGQGFDIWVQSLSGGTPVRLTDDPAHDLSPVWSPDGGRIAFVRVPSSGPCQLLVRPVPSGPERLVGGCTTFREVKPAWADNDRLIFADKASAAEPARLWTVALSGADAGTPVPLTSPPAGINGDGDPAVSPDGKRLAFMRHRAVGVSDVIVRDLTTGAEMQVTQDERKLHGLEWSGDGRWLYTSSSRAGDFGLWRVDPEAKAPPLRIAPGLNQLGRIGAGGDRVAAEVRTNRSTLLRLLPDGGTEPVVPPSNRLDWDPDVSRQGAVAFASDRSGMFEIWVADPGQVPSPVTQFAGPFTQSPRWAPDGRRLALVSVVDGSPGLFILDRGSGRLRRVAAEPGAEDRAPAWSRDGQRLYFASNRLDGWRIWITRPPYEQAMPITEAGWRVARESADGRWLYMARDGEDGLWRQPADGGQVEKVADLPNAYDNESWVVGPDGVYLIDRPGNGQARIMLLPSDGGPLRAVADLPDALYKSSLTLDPDGRLIIGKYLGTLVDIVDVRMGPP, from the coding sequence ATGGGCGTGGCGATGGGCAGCATCGATCTGGCGGTGGAGCCGGATTTCCGCCTGGGTCCCTGGCTGGTGCGCCCGTCCCTGGGCATGGCAAGCCGCGACGGGGCAGAGGTGAAGCTGGAGCCCCGCGTCTTGCAGACCCTGATCGTGCTGGTCCGGGCAGAGGGGCGGACGGTATCGCGGGCCGAGCTGATGCGCACCGCCTGGGGTCTGGAGGTGGGGGACGACGCCATCGGCCGCTGTATCGGCCGGCTGCGCGCTGTTCTGGCCATTGATGGGGTGATCGGGTTTGAGACAATCCCCAAGATCGGTTACCGCCTGAATGTGGCGGGGCAGGCGGCGGACACGGTGGTGGAGGAGCCGGCGGCGGTCGCGGCGGCCCCCGCACCGGCCCGGCGATCCGCACCCTATCTCTGGGCCGGACTGTCGCTGCTGCTGACCCTGTCCATTGCGGGTACCGCCCTGCTGCTGAACCGTCCGGGCGATGCGCCGCCGGTGGCGCAGGTCACCCCTGTCACCACCGATCCGGGGCAGGAGGTACAGCCCGCGATCAGCCCTGGCGGCGGCCAGATCGCCTATGCGTCCGACCGGGCCGGCCAGGGATTTGATATCTGGGTGCAATCGCTGTCCGGCGGCACGCCCGTCCGGCTGACGGATGACCCCGCCCATGATCTGTCGCCCGTCTGGTCCCCCGATGGCGGTCGCATCGCCTTTGTCCGGGTGCCATCATCGGGTCCTTGTCAGCTTTTGGTGCGGCCTGTCCCGTCGGGGCCGGAACGGCTGGTGGGCGGTTGCACGACCTTTCGGGAGGTGAAACCCGCCTGGGCTGACAATGATCGTCTTATCTTCGCCGACAAGGCCAGCGCCGCCGAACCCGCCCGCCTCTGGACTGTCGCCCTGTCCGGGGCCGATGCCGGGACGCCCGTACCGCTGACCAGTCCGCCTGCCGGCATCAATGGCGATGGCGATCCCGCTGTTTCTCCCGATGGCAAACGTCTGGCCTTCATGCGCCACCGGGCCGTTGGCGTCTCTGACGTCATCGTGCGCGATCTGACCACCGGCGCGGAAATGCAGGTGACGCAGGACGAGCGCAAGCTGCACGGGCTGGAATGGTCGGGCGACGGGCGCTGGCTTTACACCTCCTCCAGCCGGGCTGGCGATTTCGGCCTCTGGCGGGTGGACCCCGAGGCCAAGGCCCCGCCGCTGCGCATCGCCCCCGGCCTGAACCAGTTGGGCCGTATCGGGGCCGGTGGCGACCGGGTGGCGGCAGAGGTGCGAACCAACCGCTCCACCCTGCTGCGCCTGCTGCCCGATGGCGGCACCGAACCCGTGGTGCCGCCCAGCAACCGCCTGGACTGGGACCCCGATGTCAGCCGCCAGGGGGCGGTGGCCTTCGCGTCCGACCGGTCCGGCATGTTTGAGATCTGGGTGGCCGATCCGGGACAGGTGCCGTCCCCCGTGACGCAGTTTGCCGGCCCCTTCACCCAGTCCCCGCGCTGGGCGCCCGATGGGCGGCGGCTGGCGCTGGTGTCGGTGGTCGATGGCTCCCCCGGCCTGTTCATCCTGGATCGCGGGTCGGGCCGGCTGCGGCGCGTGGCCGCCGAACCGGGGGCGGAGGATCGGGCTCCTGCCTGGTCGCGCGACGGGCAGCGGCTGTATTTCGCGTCCAACCGGCTGGATGGCTGGCGCATCTGGATCACCCGCCCGCCCTATGAACAGGCCATGCCGATCACAGAGGCTGGGTGGCGCGTGGCCCGGGAAAGTGCCGATGGCCGCTGGCTCTATATGGCGCGCGATGGCGAGGATGGGCTGTGGCGGCAACCCGCCGATGGCGGGCAGGTGGAAAAGGTGGCCGACCTGCCCAACGCCTATGACAATGAAAGCTGGGTGGTGGGGCCGGACGGCGTCTATCTGATCGACCGGCCGGGCAACGGGCAGGCGCGCATCATGCTGCTACCCTCTGACGGAGGGCCGCTGCGCGCCGTCGCGGACCTTCCCGACGCGCTCTACAAATCCTCCCTGACCTTGGACCCGGACGGGCGGCTGATCATCGGCAAATATCTGGGCACCCTGGTCGATATTGTCGATGTGCGGATGGGGCCGCCCTGA
- a CDS encoding (2Fe-2S)-binding protein translates to MRYEIDVNGQRHGVDAPADMPLLWVLRDLVGLTGTKYGCGVAACGACTVLLDGQAVRSCQFPMEQYAGQKVATVEGLSPDRTHPLQLAWIAEQVPQCGYCQSGMLMAAHALLREVPRPTDAQIDAAMTNLCRCGTLPRVRRAIRRAAGMAPA, encoded by the coding sequence ATGCGATATGAGATCGATGTGAACGGGCAACGGCATGGCGTGGATGCCCCTGCCGACATGCCGCTGCTGTGGGTCCTGCGCGACCTTGTGGGCCTGACGGGTACGAAATACGGGTGCGGCGTGGCGGCCTGCGGGGCCTGTACCGTGCTGCTGGACGGGCAGGCGGTACGGTCCTGTCAGTTCCCCATGGAACAATATGCAGGGCAGAAGGTGGCGACAGTTGAAGGCCTGTCGCCCGACCGTACCCACCCGCTGCAACTGGCCTGGATCGCCGAACAGGTGCCTCAATGCGGCTATTGCCAGTCCGGCATGCTGATGGCCGCCCACGCCCTGCTGCGCGAAGTGCCGCGTCCGACGGATGCGCAGATCGACGCCGCCATGACCAACCTGTGCCGTTGTGGCACCCTGCCCCGTGTGCGCCGCGCCATCCGCCGTGCCGCCGGCATGGCACCGGCCTGA
- a CDS encoding DUF885 domain-containing protein, giving the protein MKLKKILLGTVGGVVGLAAVAVGYGLWGPLPIHPTIERQTILQVLDSPETLTQLGMIDGTFLDFHSGKLDEIKPEDLEKARNDMTRYIAEIKGYTGLTGQQAISQQVMLEFYSTNLAQLDFPWVVPGGGLYPVDQLFSPPVSLPQFLTNAHVVSDVKSAERYISRLHAVSTKFGQLADSVRNQAKAGVVPPDFVVDKSLVVIDGFTKDPVADSPLITTFKTRLEKAGVAEADRTRLIAAATVAVEKDVYPAYQALGKLLRDEIRPKATSDAGVWRLPDGARYYKLALRANTTVDTEPDAIHDIGLSEVARITSEMDALLQKLGRTEGTVGERVRALEQDPAQKYPPGRESYGQELADLKRMTDTVMAKAPQWFNKLPKQPVDIQAVPEYAEATSPGGYYNPPALDGSRPGIFYINLGEKARAPKFSLPTLVYHEAVPGHHFQLALAQTIEDVPTFRKVYPFTSYAEGWALYAERLAVEMGMYENDPYGDLGRLQAELFRSVRLVVDTGIHAKRWTREQAITYMRDTTGMSEEAVTIEIDRYIVLPGQACAYKLGQLKILDLREKAKTALGDKFDIKGFHDVVLGSGGLPLTVLEAQVDAWVKQVKG; this is encoded by the coding sequence GTGAAGCTGAAAAAGATCCTGCTGGGCACCGTGGGGGGTGTCGTTGGTCTGGCCGCTGTGGCCGTTGGCTATGGGCTGTGGGGCCCGCTGCCCATCCACCCGACCATTGAGCGTCAGACCATCCTTCAGGTTCTGGACAGTCCGGAAACGCTGACCCAGTTGGGCATGATCGACGGCACCTTCCTGGATTTCCATTCCGGCAAGCTGGACGAGATCAAGCCGGAAGACCTGGAAAAGGCCCGGAACGACATGACCCGCTATATCGCGGAGATCAAGGGATATACCGGCCTGACGGGGCAGCAGGCCATCTCACAGCAGGTGATGCTGGAATTCTATTCCACCAATCTGGCGCAACTGGATTTCCCCTGGGTGGTACCGGGCGGCGGGCTTTACCCCGTCGATCAGCTGTTCTCGCCGCCCGTCAGCCTGCCGCAGTTTCTGACCAACGCCCATGTGGTCAGCGATGTGAAATCGGCGGAGCGCTATATCAGCCGCCTGCACGCCGTTTCCACGAAGTTCGGGCAGTTAGCCGATTCCGTGCGCAACCAGGCCAAGGCCGGCGTGGTGCCGCCCGATTTCGTGGTGGATAAGAGCCTGGTGGTCATTGACGGCTTCACCAAGGACCCGGTGGCCGACAGCCCCCTGATCACCACCTTCAAGACACGCCTGGAAAAGGCCGGCGTGGCAGAGGCCGACCGCACCCGCCTGATCGCCGCCGCCACGGTAGCGGTGGAAAAGGACGTCTATCCGGCCTATCAGGCGCTGGGCAAACTGCTGCGCGATGAAATCCGGCCCAAGGCCACGTCCGACGCCGGCGTCTGGCGTCTGCCGGATGGTGCGCGTTACTACAAGCTGGCGCTGCGGGCCAACACGACCGTCGATACCGAACCGGACGCCATCCACGATATCGGCCTGTCAGAAGTGGCCCGCATCACCAGCGAAATGGACGCGCTGCTGCAAAAGCTTGGCCGGACAGAGGGTACGGTGGGTGAGCGGGTGCGTGCCCTGGAGCAGGACCCGGCCCAGAAATACCCGCCCGGCCGCGAAAGCTATGGACAGGAGCTGGCCGACCTGAAGCGCATGACCGACACGGTCATGGCCAAGGCCCCGCAATGGTTCAACAAGCTGCCCAAGCAGCCCGTCGATATCCAGGCCGTACCGGAATATGCCGAGGCGACGTCGCCCGGCGGTTATTACAACCCGCCGGCGCTGGACGGCTCCCGCCCCGGCATTTTCTATATCAACCTGGGCGAAAAGGCCCGCGCGCCGAAGTTCAGCCTGCCGACCCTGGTTTATCACGAGGCCGTACCCGGCCATCATTTCCAGTTGGCCCTGGCCCAGACCATTGAGGATGTGCCGACCTTCCGCAAGGTCTATCCCTTCACCTCCTACGCCGAAGGCTGGGCGCTTTATGCCGAACGGCTGGCCGTGGAAATGGGGATGTATGAGAACGACCCCTATGGCGATCTGGGCCGGTTACAGGCGGAACTGTTCCGTTCCGTCCGTCTGGTCGTGGATACCGGCATCCATGCCAAGCGCTGGACCCGCGAACAGGCGATCACCTATATGCGCGACACAACGGGCATGAGCGAGGAAGCGGTCACCATCGAGATCGACCGCTACATCGTCCTGCCCGGCCAGGCCTGCGCTTATAAGCTGGGCCAGTTGAAAATCCTGGACCTGCGCGAAAAGGCAAAGACGGCCCTTGGCGATAAGTTCGACATCAAGGGCTTCCACGACGTCGTGCTGGGCTCCGGCGGCCTGCCGCTGACGGTGCTGGAGGCGCAGGTGGATGCTTGGGTGAAGCAGGTGAAGGGGTGA